One Gloeobacter morelensis MG652769 DNA window includes the following coding sequences:
- a CDS encoding YsnF/AvaK domain-containing protein — MQSANLPPTADATVAGLFYDRRSAEVAVRELQAAGFADKHIEQFFAPEGASTSEGGFFDSLAGFFGDTPRRTTVQAAPNAYARLTAMGVDEEDAQELQSRIEGGGVLVLLHAGTRAMEALEILKRNGASPAQLELQDDTAPVPDVQRQAVDTTGQEPQRIQLLKEVLRVNKERVKSGEIRLRKEVTSETQTVEVPLVHEEVVIERRTVMDGEAVAGEIGSGETIRVPVSEERVIVDKRAVVSEEVTVGKRDVQQTEQVTDTVRREELRTDTEGEVIVDSESKRVPPAR; from the coding sequence ATGCAAAGTGCCAATTTGCCCCCAACCGCCGATGCAACGGTTGCCGGCTTGTTTTACGACCGCCGCAGCGCGGAAGTAGCGGTGCGGGAGCTGCAGGCCGCCGGTTTTGCAGACAAACATATCGAACAGTTTTTCGCGCCCGAGGGCGCAAGCACCAGTGAGGGCGGCTTTTTCGACTCCCTAGCCGGATTTTTTGGGGATACCCCCAGGCGCACGACTGTTCAGGCGGCGCCGAACGCTTACGCGCGTCTGACGGCTATGGGTGTCGATGAAGAGGACGCTCAAGAACTGCAAAGCCGCATCGAAGGCGGCGGTGTGCTTGTCCTGCTGCACGCCGGCACCAGGGCGATGGAAGCGCTTGAAATTCTTAAGCGCAACGGCGCTTCTCCAGCCCAGTTGGAGCTGCAGGACGACACCGCCCCCGTGCCCGATGTGCAGCGTCAGGCTGTCGACACGACTGGCCAGGAACCCCAGCGCATTCAATTGCTCAAGGAAGTGCTGCGTGTCAACAAAGAGCGCGTAAAGAGCGGTGAGATTCGCTTGCGCAAGGAAGTGACCTCTGAGACCCAAACGGTCGAGGTGCCGCTTGTGCACGAGGAAGTCGTCATCGAGCGCCGCACGGTTATGGATGGGGAAGCGGTTGCCGGAGAAATCGGCTCCGGTGAGACCATCCGGGTGCCCGTCAGTGAGGAGCGGGTCATCGTCGACAAGCGCGCCGTGGTTTCTGAGGAAGTCACCGTCGGCAAGCGCGATGTCCAGCAAACCGAGCAAGTCACCGATACCGTCCGGCGCGAAGAGTTGCGCACGGACACCGAGGGCGAGGTGATAGTGGACAGCGAGAGCAAGCGCGTTCCCCCAGCCAGGTAA
- a CDS encoding YsnF/AvaK domain-containing protein yields the protein MSSSQESEAAKSHGDLQLPSPEAPNQQLVVGLFERRVAAEQAVRDLQAAGFAEAQLLESSVRSGALSVTVRSSGRAPEALTILARNGADTGLRAVLQPPATAAGEVPALKTNPPKTERLKLLTEQAAIRKERRSLGEITVRKEMITELKTIEVPLTREELVVERRPASAMAGSGAGEPVEEVARIVLSEEQASYQTRQVLRAEVSIEWHTTIEKRRVEVTLQREALRFDVEGKVRAATVDISGSGAVDSAAGSQAAAD from the coding sequence ATGAGTTCTTCGCAAGAGTCTGAGGCAGCAAAAAGCCACGGCGATCTTCAACTGCCGTCGCCCGAAGCGCCAAATCAGCAGCTTGTCGTCGGCCTGTTCGAGAGGCGCGTAGCCGCCGAGCAGGCTGTGCGGGATTTGCAGGCAGCGGGTTTTGCCGAGGCGCAGCTCTTGGAGAGTAGTGTACGCTCAGGCGCCTTATCGGTGACGGTGCGCTCCAGCGGCCGAGCGCCGGAGGCACTGACGATCCTTGCTAGAAACGGCGCAGATACGGGTTTGAGAGCAGTACTGCAGCCGCCCGCAACCGCTGCTGGAGAAGTTCCTGCCCTCAAAACCAACCCACCGAAGACGGAGCGGTTAAAGCTGCTTACAGAACAGGCGGCCATCCGCAAAGAAAGAAGGTCTCTAGGTGAGATCACGGTGCGCAAGGAGATGATTACAGAACTCAAGACCATTGAGGTTCCCCTCACGCGGGAGGAGCTGGTAGTTGAGCGGCGTCCTGCCTCGGCCATGGCCGGATCGGGTGCAGGAGAGCCAGTGGAGGAAGTGGCACGGATCGTCTTGAGCGAGGAGCAAGCTTCCTATCAAACTAGACAAGTCCTCAGAGCAGAAGTTTCGATTGAGTGGCACACAACGATTGAGAAGCGGCGGGTCGAGGTCACTTTGCAGCGCGAAGCACTGCGCTTCGATGTCGAAGGAAAAGTACGGGCCGCCACCGTTGACATTTCTGGAAGTGGCGCAGTGGATTCTGCTGCGGGCTCCCAGGCTGCCGCCGATTAG